In Lysinibacillus sp. 2017, the DNA window AATTGGTGATTTAGCCGTTAAAGGTCAACAAGCAGTGACATTAGAGTACAACTCCGGCACATTACGCCTACAAATCGAAAAAAACCGAGCATCTCACAATTCTGTATCACTAGATGAAGAGATGACAAACATGATTACATTCCAACAAGCATACAACGCCAACGCACGTATGATTACCGTAATCGACGAAACATTAGACAAAATCATCAACGGCATGGGCCGCGTAGGATTATAATAAACAACTTAGACTAGACAACTAGAAAGAAGGATATTTCAACATGCGCGTTACACAATCAATGCTATCGAGCAATTTGCTTCGAAACCTGAATACAAGCTACACCAAGATGAGTAAACTCCAAGAACAAATTGAATCAGGGAGCATTATTAGTCGCCCATCTGATGACCCAGTAGTCGCAGTAAAAGGAATGGGCTATCGCGTAGATATAGATAAAATCGAACAATATCAGCGTAATATTGGAGAAGTAAACACATGGATCGATACAACGGATGATGCATTAGATCAAGTTGGTACATCGTTAATTCGTGTGCAAGAATTAGTGACACAAGCAGCAAATGATTCGAATACGGATGATGAACGTAAAAAAATCGAAGCTGAAATTGATCAAATTCAACAACAAATCCGAGATATCGCTAATACGAAAGTCGGAGAAAACTATATTTTTTCAGGGACAAATACGAATACACCACTTTATACGGATACAAAAGCAGGTACTATGCAAACTGGTACAGGTTTGGCAGAAACAATTACAATTAATGTGTTTGACGGTGTAACAATGCAAGTAAATATCGAAGGAGAGGACTTTTTTTCAAAAATCGATACAATGATGACAGATGTATCGAATGCATTAAAAAAAACAGATTCTTCAGGCCAAGAAATTGGCGATTTACTTAATAGAATTCAAGGACAATCTAATGTAGTATTAGAACAACGTGCAGTTGTTGGTGCAAGACAAAATCGTGCAGAGTTAATGGCAAACCGCCTATCTATGCAGGAAATCAATGTAACAAAGCAGATGTCTAATAACGAAGACACAGATTACTCAAAAGCAATTACAGAAATGACAACAGCCGAATCAATCCACCAAGCCTCTCTTTCGGTTGGTGCTAAAATTATTCAACAGACTTTAGTAGATTTCATCCGTTAAGATGAAATCTACTAAAGTTCAATAAATAACGTAACCCATAAATAATACAAAGTTCTATTCGTGAAGTGGCAAAACACATTCAACATTAGATCATACATCCAGAAACCACAGTGTTTACACCATTTCAAAATTTCTATTTTGAAAGGGGAATGGCAATGCGCGTTACACAATCGATGTTATCAAGCAATATGCTTCGAAATTTAAATAATAGCTATAATAAAATGGCAAAATATCAAAATATGTTAGAGTCAGGGATGAAGATTTCTCGACCATCTGATGATCCAGTCGTAGCGGTAAAAGGCATGGGTTACCGAGTAGAGTTAGATAAAAATGTGCAGTATCAACGTAATATGGATCAAGCACATTCTTGGTTAGACTCAACAGATGAATCATTAGATCAAGTCGGCACTGTTCTTATTCGCGTAAAAGAATTAATCGTCCAAGCAGCGAATGATACGAACACTAAGGAAGAACGTGAAAAAGTACTTGGTGAAATTAAACAACTTCGTGAACATGTACAAGACTTAGGAAACACAAAAGTCGGAGAAAACTATATTTTTTCAGGTACGAAAACAGGAAGTCCATTATTCGTAAATAATCCAGACCTAACAATTGGTGGAAAAATACTGAATGAAACAGAATTGGGAACTTTAGCAACTTCTACAGCTACATCACCAGTAGCTGGTCAAAAGTCAGTAGAAATCAATGTTTTCGATGGAATAACAGTACAAGTAAATACGGATGGTATGAAATTATTCAATGATATTGATGGCTATTTAAAAGGTGTGGAAGACTTATTAAACCGTCATAATACAATGACACCAGACGATGAAGCAACGGGTCAAGAAATCGGTGACTTACTAGGTGTATCGGGAAGTGGTTCGTCGGCAACAGTACAATTTTTAGACGGTATTACTGAAAAAGTATTAGAAGTACGTGCTACAGTAGGTGCACGCCAAAACCGTCTTGAATTAATGGAAAATCGTTTATCGATGCAAGAAATCAACGTCACAAAGCAAATGTCTATTAATGAAGACACTGACTATTCGAAAACGATTACCGACATGGTAACAGCCGAATCCATCCACCAAGCAGCATTGTCTGTAGGAGCAAAAATTATTCAGCAAACTTTAGTAGATTTCATCCGTTAAGATGAAATCTACTAAAGTTCTGTACCGAAAGCGAAGCGGCAGGTACAAACGTTTTTAGAGAATGAAGATTTCATCCGTTAAGATGAAATCTACTAAAGTTCTGTACCGAAAGCGAAGCGGCAGGTACAAACGTTTTTAGAGATGAAAGATTTCATCCGTTAAGGTGAAATCTACTAAAGTTCTGTACCGAAAGCGAAGCGGCAGGTACAAACGTTTATAGAGAATGAAGATTTCATCCGTTAAGATGAAATCTACTAAAGTTCTGTACCGAAAGCGAAGCGGCAGGTACAAACGTTTTTAGAGAATGAAGATTTCATTCGCTAGAATCCATAAAACAAATACAAAGCGTTTGGACATGCTCCAAACGCTTTTACTCTAAAGGGAGGGACAAGGATGCGATTCCCGCAAATACAAATTAATACAACCGATATAAAAATGGACTATACGATTACTAAGCCATTTCAGCGTATCGAACAGCCACAAGCTAACTTAAATATTGAACAACCAGCAGCAACGCTAGAAATTAATACGACAAATGCACGACTTGATATTAACATGGACCAAATGTGGCGTGATTTAGGTATGAAGCCAACAGGTGAATTTATTAAAGAATATGCACAAATGGGACGACAAGAATCACTAAAAGGGATTTCTCGTCGTGTAAGTGAAGGCGAACAAATGATGAATAGTGCTGGTAAAGGTCAAGGCCGAGGAACGATTCAAGGAATTGCCAAGCAAAACCATGGCCCGCATCGTGTAGGTCCATTCAATATTAAATTTATCCCATCGATTGGCTCGGTTGATGTCAACATTACACCAGGTACAACAGATGTGAACATTACGCGCAATGCACCGAAAATTGACGTTCAAGTGAACAAACCGAGAATGGACTTCACTTACGGTAAAGTAAGTGGCAAAATGATTGTAAGGCCAGATGTTGAGATTGATGTACGCGGCTAAAAGGAGAGAAACACATGAACATTGAAACAAAATTTTTAGGCGAAGTCGAAATCCAAGAAACTGAAATACTTACATTTGAAAATGGATTACCAGGATTCCCAAATAACAAAAAATATATCCTTTTAGGTTTAGATGCAGATTTACCGATTGCTCTCTTACAATCTACAGAAGA includes these proteins:
- the flgL gene encoding flagellar hook-associated protein FlgL, coding for MRVTQSMLSSNLLRNLNTSYTKMSKLQEQIESGSIISRPSDDPVVAVKGMGYRVDIDKIEQYQRNIGEVNTWIDTTDDALDQVGTSLIRVQELVTQAANDSNTDDERKKIEAEIDQIQQQIRDIANTKVGENYIFSGTNTNTPLYTDTKAGTMQTGTGLAETITINVFDGVTMQVNIEGEDFFSKIDTMMTDVSNALKKTDSSGQEIGDLLNRIQGQSNVVLEQRAVVGARQNRAELMANRLSMQEINVTKQMSNNEDTDYSKAITEMTTAESIHQASLSVGAKIIQQTLVDFIR
- the flgL gene encoding flagellar hook-associated protein FlgL, which encodes MRVTQSMLSSNMLRNLNNSYNKMAKYQNMLESGMKISRPSDDPVVAVKGMGYRVELDKNVQYQRNMDQAHSWLDSTDESLDQVGTVLIRVKELIVQAANDTNTKEEREKVLGEIKQLREHVQDLGNTKVGENYIFSGTKTGSPLFVNNPDLTIGGKILNETELGTLATSTATSPVAGQKSVEINVFDGITVQVNTDGMKLFNDIDGYLKGVEDLLNRHNTMTPDDEATGQEIGDLLGVSGSGSSATVQFLDGITEKVLEVRATVGARQNRLELMENRLSMQEINVTKQMSINEDTDYSKTITDMVTAESIHQAALSVGAKIIQQTLVDFIR
- a CDS encoding DUF6470 family protein, with protein sequence MRFPQIQINTTDIKMDYTITKPFQRIEQPQANLNIEQPAATLEINTTNARLDINMDQMWRDLGMKPTGEFIKEYAQMGRQESLKGISRRVSEGEQMMNSAGKGQGRGTIQGIAKQNHGPHRVGPFNIKFIPSIGSVDVNITPGTTDVNITRNAPKIDVQVNKPRMDFTYGKVSGKMIVRPDVEIDVRG